One Deltaproteobacteria bacterium genomic window carries:
- a CDS encoding tetratricopeptide repeat protein: MNTRPVMANPRIFMLWKAVALAVLALFLAGGAACRRKSEAPPPAGETETINLNALSQIENYKEILKKDPGNLQALINIGNLYFDTRQDLQAIEHYRKALALDPRNVNIRTDMAICLRRSGNPDGAVEELKKAISIDPRHAQSRFNLGIILIHDKGDIEGGIRAWEALLENIPNYQYRENLKSEIERMRGMAAQPKQRFK; the protein is encoded by the coding sequence ATTCATGTTATGGAAAGCGGTTGCCCTGGCCGTACTGGCGCTATTCCTGGCCGGCGGCGCCGCCTGCCGAAGAAAGAGCGAAGCGCCTCCCCCTGCCGGAGAGACGGAGACCATCAACCTTAACGCCCTTTCCCAGATAGAGAATTACAAGGAGATTCTTAAAAAGGATCCCGGCAACCTGCAGGCGTTGATCAACATCGGGAACCTCTACTTCGACACCCGGCAGGACCTTCAGGCGATCGAACATTACCGGAAGGCCCTTGCGCTTGACCCACGCAACGTGAACATCAGGACCGACATGGCGATTTGTCTACGCCGCTCGGGAAATCCCGACGGGGCTGTCGAGGAATTGAAAAAAGCCATTTCGATCGATCCCAGGCACGCGCAATCCCGCTTTAATCTGGGGATAATCCTCATCCACGACAAGGGGGATATCGAGGGAGGGATCCGGGCGTGGGAGGCCTTGTTGGAAAACATTCCGAATTACCAATATCGTGAAAATCTGAAAAGCGAAATCGAGCGGATGCGGGGAATGGCCGCGCAGCCGAAGCAAAGATTCAAATGA